In Pyrodictium occultum, the genomic window GGCACCCTCGCCCAGAGAGGGTCTAGGACAACCCTGCCTCCCAGCGCGGCCGCGGCCGGGGGCAGGAGGAGGAGCAGGGAGATCAGCCAGCTGCCCGAGTTGAGCAGCACGTGGCCCCTCCGCCCGATCCTCGAGGCGTAGAGCCCGCTGACAGTACCCGCTATGGCCGGGGCGGCCACGCTGGCCCAGAGCAGAGGGAGGCCGAGCCCAGTCTCCTCCATCAGCCCCTTCACCCCCGGGTCTCCTTCAGCAGGTCGACGCTCATGCTCCTCTTCTTACGGTACACGAGTATGAGGAGTGCAGCGACCACCGCGATCTCGGCTATAGTGAGCATTATGGTTGCGAGGAGGACACTGTAGAACCCTGGGCGGGCCCCTGCAACGAGGCCCGTGTAGGCGGCGGTAAGCACCACAGAGTTGAAGAATACTTCCACCGATATGAAGAGCTTCACGAGACTACGCGCTGTCATAACCCCGTAGAGCCCGGACATGCCGGCCACCAGCGCGGTCAGGTAGACGAGCAGCGTAAGGGCCTCGCCGTTCACAGCCCCGCCATCCTCCCAAGGGCTGTGCCAGCCCGGCTCGGGGACCAGCTGGGAAAAAGTTCTACTCTGCCTCCACGCCGCGGCGTCGGCGCGCCGGCCCCCTCTACTCCCCCCGGGGGGCGGCGGAGCCCCGCGCCATGGAGAGGGCCTCTATCAGCACCGCTGCAACCGTCACCACCATTAGGAGGGTGCAGAGCCAGCAGTCCATCAGCACCCGGGCTGCCTGGGTGAAGCTGAGGCTCCTGGAGGCCAGCTCGCTGCTTGACACGGGGTGGCTGAGCGCATACATCGCCAGCGGCGCCTCGAGCGCGGCCGCGGCGAAGAAGGCTAGCACAAGCCTGCCAGGGTTCAGAGTCCTCGGCTCCACGCCGCAACCCAGCATCATAACCACTATGGCTAGGAGCATGATGCCCGCCCCCGTGTAGACGACTATGTGGAAGACCGAGAGGTAGCCGTAGCCCGTCAGCGCGAGAACCGCGGCAACCCCGAGCGAGGCAATGACAAGCCAGGCTATACTATGCACCGTCTTCCTAGCCATAATGGCTCCTACAGAGCCCGAGGCCGCTGCTAGCAGCGACACAACTATAGCCGCATCGAGGAGGCTAGCTTGCACGCTCATAGCGGAGCCCCGCCTTCTCATCAACTCTGGCCCTAACCCGGGGCCTTGAGGGCTTCTTTATCTCCTCCCGCAGCTTCCTGGAGTATATAGCCCAGTCCACGGGGTCCAGGTCCATGGTCTCAAGCTTCTCGAACACCTTGTCATGCACTATGCTCGTCTCAAGCGCGTCAGTCGGGCATATGTCCGCGCAGAGCCCGCAGAAGATGCAGCGACCGATATCGTAGCCGGGCCTCATCCTCTTATCGCCCGGCACCCTGAACATCTTGATCGCCCTGGAGGGGCAGACCTGGGCGCATAGCGTGCAGCCTATGCACTTGTTATAGTCGAAGAGTATTATGCCGTGGTAGTACTCCGGCTTCTCCTCCTCCACGTCGGGGTACTGGAGCGTCATAGGCGGGTGGAGCATCCGCCTAGCCACAGTGAGTATGGCGTCCAGGTGGCCCTTAACCGGGTTCACGCGCGGCGGCCTACGGCCAGCCCGACCCTTATCCCTCCTCTCGCTGAGGCCCGGAGCCAAGATGGCTCACCCCGTGTAGATGTAGCGCACGAGAGCCGAGACGGCGAAGGCCAGGAGGGCCAGGGGGAAGAGACGCGACCAGAACATGTCGGCCGTCTGGTCCAGCCGCATCCTCCCATATACTGCGCGGAGGAACACCGTGAATAGCATTAGGGCGACCGTCTTGGCCAGCACGGCGATGCTGCCGAGCAGCGGGCTCGTGAAGGGCATCCAGCCCCCCAGGAAGAGGAGTGTGAACATGAGCATCAGCACGTAGAGCTTGGCGTAGTCCAGGGCCATTACCAGCGCGTAGAGGAGCCCGCTATACTCGGTGTAGGGGCCCTGCACTATCTCCTGCTCCCCCAGCACCAGGTCGAACGGCACCCTGTCGGTGACCAGGAGCGCGGCTATGAAGAAGAGCAGCGCCGCTATAGGGTTGGCCACGAGCCCTATAACCCCTGTAGCCATCTGCTTCTCGACAGCCTCGCTGAAGTCCAGAACACCATACATCATTGTGGTCGCTAGGAGGGAGGCGAGTAGGGTAGCCTCCCCCGTCACCGAGACCAGGGCCTCACGGCTGGCCCCGATGAAGGCGAACTTGTTGGAGGCCGCCCAGCCCATTATGACCGCTAGTATCGGGGTTAGGCCAATAATGGCTGTGGCGATGAGTATGCTGAAGGGCGTCCTGAACCCGTAGATCCCGGGGCCGCCAGGCACTACGGTGAATGCGAGCGCCACTATGGTGAAGGCGAGTACCGGGGCGAAGAGGAAGCTCCACTTCTCTGCCTCGACCGGCACTATTATCTCCTGGAAGGCGAACTTCACGCCATCCGCCAGCATCTGCAGCGCGCCCTGGAGCCTCGGCGAGACATAGTAGGGCCCCACCCTCATCTGGGCCCTGGCAGCGATCTTCCTCTCAGCCCAGATTATGAAGAGGGCCAGGAGGGTGAATGTGAGGAGCCCCGGGTAGACGAGGGGCGCGAACACCGCCCTCACAGCCCACTCGGGCACGCCTAGGCGGGCTGCGAGCCAGCCGAGCAGCATGGAAGCCTTCACCCCCTCCTTCTACCGGTCAGCCTCCGGGGGGAAGTAGTCGATGCTCGCGTATATAGCGGGCACATCCATTAGCGTGTGGCCCCTGGCCAGGGCGTCGAAGAGCACCACGTTCCTAGCGCTCGGCGTCACCACGCGGAGCCGGTAGGGCTTCGTATCCCCGCTGCTGACCAGGTAGTAGGTCACCTCACCCCTCCCCATCTCTCCCCGGCCCACCACCTCGCCGGGCTTGGCCTTCAGCCTCACATAGCCCCCGGGGAGCTTGACGCGGCCCCGCTCGAACCACTTCCTCATGGCCGGGGGCACCTGGCGGATGAACCGCTCGCTCATGAACGGGCCCTCGGGGAGCTGGCGGAGCGCCCTCTCTATCAGCTCGAGGCTGGCCTCTATCTCGCGGAGCCGGACCCATATCCTCTCGAGCGCGTCGCCCTCGCTCCCGACCACGGGCTCGAAGTCGAGCTCGCCGTAGGCGGCGTAGCCCAGGAGCCTGGCGTCGTAGCGGACGCCGCTAGCCCTCAGGTTAGGCCCAGTGGCTCCGAGGGCCACGGCACGGCTGCGGGGGAGGACCCCGACTCCCTCGAGCCTCCCCCTTATCACCGGGTTGTTGAGGAACACCTTGTCGTACTCGCGGAGCCTGCGCAGCATGTAGCGCTTCGCCTTCTCGAACTCCTCGCGGAACACTTGGGGGAGGTCGAGACGGACCCCGCCGGGTATCGGGTAGGTGTGGGTAAGCCTCGTGCCCGTGAGCAGCGAGGCTAGGTGGACGAATACCTCGCGGTCGCCGAAGGCCCACATGTACATGGTAGAGTGGTTGAGGAATATCCCGCCTATCCCGAGGCCGTAGAGGTGGCTCGCTATCCTGTTCACCTCGCAGAGGATGGTGCGCAGGTACCTGGCCCTGGGCGGGGGCTCAACGCCCAGCAGCTTCTC contains:
- a CDS encoding NADH-quinone oxidoreductase subunit NuoK, encoding MNGEALTLLVYLTALVAGMSGLYGVMTARSLVKLFISVEVFFNSVVLTAAYTGLVAGARPGFYSVLLATIMLTIAEIAVVAALLILVYRKKRSMSVDLLKETRG
- a CDS encoding NADH-quinone oxidoreductase subunit J, with protein sequence MSVQASLLDAAIVVSLLAAASGSVGAIMARKTVHSIAWLVIASLGVAAVLALTGYGYLSVFHIVVYTGAGIMLLAIVVMMLGCGVEPRTLNPGRLVLAFFAAAALEAPLAMYALSHPVSSSELASRSLSFTQAARVLMDCWLCTLLMVVTVAAVLIEALSMARGSAAPRGE
- a CDS encoding 4Fe-4S binding protein, which produces MAPGLSERRDKGRAGRRPPRVNPVKGHLDAILTVARRMLHPPMTLQYPDVEEEKPEYYHGIILFDYNKCIGCTLCAQVCPSRAIKMFRVPGDKRMRPGYDIGRCIFCGLCADICPTDALETSIVHDKVFEKLETMDLDPVDWAIYSRKLREEIKKPSRPRVRARVDEKAGLRYERAS
- the nuoH gene encoding NADH-quinone oxidoreductase subunit NuoH, which encodes MKASMLLGWLAARLGVPEWAVRAVFAPLVYPGLLTFTLLALFIIWAERKIAARAQMRVGPYYVSPRLQGALQMLADGVKFAFQEIIVPVEAEKWSFLFAPVLAFTIVALAFTVVPGGPGIYGFRTPFSILIATAIIGLTPILAVIMGWAASNKFAFIGASREALVSVTGEATLLASLLATTMMYGVLDFSEAVEKQMATGVIGLVANPIAALLFFIAALLVTDRVPFDLVLGEQEIVQGPYTEYSGLLYALVMALDYAKLYVLMLMFTLLFLGGWMPFTSPLLGSIAVLAKTVALMLFTVFLRAVYGRMRLDQTADMFWSRLFPLALLAFAVSALVRYIYTG
- a CDS encoding NADH-quinone oxidoreductase subunit D, translating into MAAVELPGMMGRELGTREGYRVVELYIGPQHPASGHMRLIVYLDGDRVVRVDPDIGYVHRTMEKLSEVREYVRIISLLERMTIIDACNITLPYVEAVEKLLGVEPPPRARYLRTILCEVNRIASHLYGLGIGGIFLNHSTMYMWAFGDREVFVHLASLLTGTRLTHTYPIPGGVRLDLPQVFREEFEKAKRYMLRRLREYDKVFLNNPVIRGRLEGVGVLPRSRAVALGATGPNLRASGVRYDARLLGYAAYGELDFEPVVGSEGDALERIWVRLREIEASLELIERALRQLPEGPFMSERFIRQVPPAMRKWFERGRVKLPGGYVRLKAKPGEVVGRGEMGRGEVTYYLVSSGDTKPYRLRVVTPSARNVVLFDALARGHTLMDVPAIYASIDYFPPEADR